GCTTCGGCCACGGCACCGAGCACGTAGGGGGTGCGACCGGATGCTGAGACGCCGACGACCGTATCGAACGCACCGACGTCGCGCGCAGCCACGTCGGAAGCACCGAGCTCTGCGTCGTCTTCTGCCCCTTCGACGGCGGTGCGAATCGCGCCGTCACCCCCGGCGATGACACCGACAACACGGTCGGGATCGAGACCGAACGTGGGAGGAATCTCACTCGCGTCGAGAACACCGAGCCGCCCGGGCGTTCCCGCGCCGACATAGAGCAGCCGCCCGCCGCGGCGCATGCGCTGGGCAATGGCGTCGACGGCCTCGGCGATCGCGGCATCGACGCGAGCCACCGCCGCCGCGACCGAGGCGTCTTCGCGGTTCATCGCCCGCACGAGCTCGGGCGTGCTCAGCTCGTCGAGCCGCGCGTAGTCATCGTTCACGCGCTCGGTGGCGAGCCCGCCGATCTCGCGATGAACAGACTCTCCGACGTCTCGCCCCTCGATCATGCGGTCTTCCTCTCTCGAATTCGCAGCCCGGCGACTCTGCCCACCGCGACGCGCGGTGCCCACCCCGCCGGCGTGATCGTTCCCGCTACTCGAGCTCCGACGTTCCGGTTTAGCGTGACGGGCAACCCGTGTGCCCCGAAGTATCCCACAAGCGCGAAGAGCAGAGACTCCTTGTGCGCGGGATCGACTCCCCGTTCGGCGCTCGAGACGAGCGTGCAGCCGTCGTCGGCGAGCGCATCGCGGAGCGCTGTCATGAGCGCTCGGTTGTACACGCCGCCGCCCGAGGCAATGAGTGTGCGCACGGCCCCCGACCGCGCAAGCGATTCCGCGACCGAGCGCGCCGTGAGCTGCACGAGCGTCGCGAGCAGACTCTCGAGCGAGACCTCGTGTCCGATCGCCGCCAGAGCATCGTCGATGACGGCGAGGTCGAACGTCTCCCTTCCCGTGCTCTTCGGCGGCAGCTGCCCGAAGTACGGGTGCCTCAACAAGGTATTCAGAAGCGCATGATCGACAGATCCGGATGCTGCGCGCGAACCGGCCGCATCGTATGCGTCGACCCCCGCCGTCGCTCGCGCGACGACCGCGTCGAGCAATCCGTTCGCGGGGCCGGTGTCCCAGCCCGTTGCCGTGCCGTCCGTCTCGACGCGGCTGACGTTCGCGATCCCGCCGAGGTTGAGCGTGGCGATCGGCGCGCTGTCGCGACGTGCCTCGCCACCGAGCCATGCGGCGTCGAAGACGGGCATGAGCGGCGCGCCGTTGCCGCCCGCTGCGATGTCGGCGGCACGCAGATCCGAGATCACCGCGGCTCCCGTGCGCTCGGCGATCACGGCGCTGCGCCCAAGTTGCAGCGTCCCCCGCGCACGGCCGCCCTCGACCCAGTGGTAGACGGTCTGACCGGGTGCGACGACAAGCTCGGCGCCGCCGCATGCGGCCTCTGCGACAGCATCCGCGAACGCCTCAGCGATGTCGATGTCGAGGCGCGCGATCTCGCCAATGCCCACCGGCGCCCCGAGTGCAGCATCGAGAATGCGACGACGCAGCGGCTCGGGCCACGGCACGCTGGTGAGCACCTCGGGCGTCAGGTCGATGACACCCGACTGGTCCACGACGATATCGACACGTGCGATGTCGATGGCATCGGCCGAGGTGCCCGAATGCGCAACGGCGACCTTCACTGTCGCCCTCCGGGCTCAGGCGTCTGGTTCATCCCTTCACCGCGCCGGCGACGAGACCGCTCGAGAGCTTGCCCTGCACCAGAATGAAGAAGATCATGACGGGAATCGTGATCACCGTGGATGCTGCCATGACGGCGCCCCAGTCGTTGGAGTGCAGCCCGAAGAACTGCTTGAGTCCGATGGCCACGGTATAGCTCTGGTCTTCGCCGCCGAGCAGTGTCATGGCGAAGATGAACTCGTTCCAGGCGGTGATGAACGAGAAGATGCTTGTCGCGACGAGCCCTGGGGCCACGAGCGGCAGCAGCACGGAGCGGAACATGCGACCCCAGCTGGCGCCGTCAAGATACGCGGCCTCTTCGAGTTCGACGGGCACCGCGGCGACGAAGCCGCGCAGCATCCAGATGCCGAACGGGAGCGAGAACGCCAGGTAGACGACGATCAGTCCCGTGAGTGTGCCGAGCAGCTGCAGATCGCGTACCTGCACGAACAGCGGAATCACGAGTGCCTCGAGCGGGACCATCTGCACCGCGAGGATCATCATGAGCACCCCCGTGCGAAACCGGAACCGGAATCGCGCGACGGCGACCGAGGCCAACAGCGCGAGCGCCGCGGAGATCAACACCGTGAAGAGGGCGACGATGGCGGAGTTCGCGAGAAAGCGGCCGAAGTTCCCCTCGGTGAACACGAACTCGAAGTTGACGAGCGAGAACTCGGCAGGCAGCAGAGACTGCCCGCCGCTCGAGGCCCTCGCGTCGAACGCACTTGAGACCATCCAGTAGGCCGGAAAGAGGGTGAAGATGAGCAGCAGCGTGACGAGGACGCCCTTTGTGATGGTGCGTCCGAGACTTTTGCGCCTCACAGTTCGTCCTCCTTCAGCAGGAATCGCACGTAGATGGCCGTCACCACGAGAAGCAGCAGCGTGAGAAGCACCGCGATCGCCGACCCGAAGCCGTAGCGGTTCTGCCCGAACGATTCGACGTACGACCACACGCCGAGGTTGAGCACTTCGCGATTGGAGCCGGAGCCGCCCGGCATGAGGTAGATCTGCGCGAACACTTTGAAGTCCCAGATCGTCGACAGAATGAAGACGACGGCGAAGACCTGCCTGAGGCTCGGGAAGATGATCTGGAAAAAGCGGCGGACCGGGCCGGCGCCGTCCATCTCGGCGGCCTCGAGCATCGCCTTCGGCACTCCCAGAAGGCCCGCAAGCACGGTGACCGCGACGAAGGGGAAGCCGTGATGAATGATGTTGATGACGGCGATGGCGTAGAACGTCACCGGGTTGGTAAACCAGTTGAACGGCTCATTCATGAAGCCCACGCCCTGCAGGATGGCGTTGACGAGGCCATGGTCGGCGTCGAAGATCCAGATCCAGACGTAGGTGCCCGTGACCGCGGGCATTGCCCACGCGACCATGATCGCGCTGCCGACAATGAGACGCCACACGCGACCGAGTGATTGCAGAAGCAGGGCGACGAGAGTGCCGAACACAACCGTTCCCACGACAGCGACGACGGCGAACCCGACCGTGTTAGGAAGAACGACGGTCCACAGCTGGCTGTCACCGAAGATCTCTGCGTAGTTCGCGAAGCCGATCCAATTGGGCTCGCCGCTGACGATCTCACGCAGACCATAGTCCTGCAGCGAGAACAGAAAGACGCGAATGAGCGGCCAGAGCAGAAGGCCCGCCAGCACGATGAGCGCCGGGGCCAGCAAGAGCCAGGGGCGTGTGCGCGCGGCGAGCGGTGCGCGACGCCGCGGCGGTGCTGCGGGCGGACGGTGTCGCCCGCCCGCAGCCGTGTGTGGTGTTGTTACCGCCACGAAGGATTACCCTTCTTCGTTCATGATGCTGTCCATCTCTGCAGCAGCATCCTCCGTTGCCTGCTCAACGGTCTTCTGACCCGAAAGAATGGCCTGGATCATGGCGTTGACCGTCTTCTTCGCCTGAACGGCACCGAACGTCGGCGTCACGGGAACGGAGCCTCCGCCGTCGACCATCTGCGTCGCGAACGGCTTGACGAGCGGGTCGTCAGACTCCATGGACTTCTCGAGAAGCGAAGTCTGTCCGGGGAAGTACCCGGTCTGCTCGCCCCACTTCTCGGCGAACTCCCCCGTCGTCATCATCTCGACGAACTGGAACGCAAGGTCTTCGTTCTTCGTCGTGTTGAAGATGCTCAAGTGCGAGCCGCCCAGCACGGAGGGAGCGATGCCGCCGTCCTGCCCGGGAATCGGCGCCGCAGCGAACTTGCCCTCAAGATCGGGGTTGTCCTGAATGATCGTCGCGGGAGTCCACGACCCCTGCAGCGCCATGGCGACGTTGCCCTGCGTGAAGTTGTCGAGAACGTCGGTCTCGTTCCAGGTCGTCGCGCCTGCAGACGAGAAGTCGTGCTCGGTCGCGAGTCCCGTGTAGAAGGCGATGCCCTCCTGCGATTCAGGGCTGGCCAGCTGCGACTCCCACTTTCCGTCCTTCTCAACCGAGATCTCGCCGCCCGCGCCCCAGACCCAGGGGTAGACGCCGAACTCGGCGTCGCCGGGAACCGCGAACGGAACCATGTCGGGCTTTGCCTCCTTGATGGCGTTGCCCGCCGCGACGATCTCGTCCCATGTCGTGGGTGCTTCGAGCCCGAGCTCGTCGAACACGTCGCTGCGATAGATCAGCGAGCGAACGCCCGCGTACCAGGGCATTCCGTAGAGTTCACCGTCGTAGGTGCCCGATTCGACGAGCCCGTCGACCAGGTCGTCTCCGAGTCCGGCTTCCTCGACTTTGTCTCCGATCGGCAGGAGCGCTCCAGCGTCGGCGAACTCCGCTGTCCACGTCGTACCCGTTTCGGCGACGTCGGGCGTCGTGCCGCCGGCAATCGACGTCACAAACCGGTCGTGAGCGTCAGCCCACTGCACATACTCGACCTCGAGGTCGGCGCCGGTCTTTTCTTTGAACGCTTCCCCGACCTCGTCGAAGAACGCGTCGGAGTCAGGGTTCGTGCCCTGCATGATCCACACGGTGAGGGTGTCGCCGTCCGAGCCGGCTCCTCCCCCGGAGCATCCCGTGAGCGCTAAGCCGGCAGCCGCGAGGACCGCCAGCGGCATGAGTCGCTTCTTCATCTGTCTCCTCGTTGACACATAGAAAAGGAGCGTCAAGCGCTCCGGTTGTTGGTGATGAAAATTATCTTCACAAACTCTCGACAGTTTGTAAACTTCTCTCACTTAATGACAAGCACTCACAAAAGCGCGCGTCTCGAGGGGTCACGCCTCGCGGAAGAAGCGCGTCAGAAGCTCAGCGCATTCAGCGGCACGCACGCCGGGAACGACTTCGACCGTGTGCGTGAGCCGTCTGTCGCGAAGCAGGTCATGTATGCTGCCAGCAGCACCCGCTTTCTCATCCCACGCGCCGAAGACCACCGTGGGAATGCGCGCTGCAAGAATCGCCCCCGCACACATGACGCACGGCTCGAGGGTCACTACGAGCACGACGTCATCGAGCCGCCAGTCGCCCCGCGCAGCCGTCACCTGCCTGATCGCCTCAACCTCTGCATGCGCCGTGGGATCGGCGCGAGCTTCTCGCGCGTTGCGGCCGCGACCGATCACCTGCCCAGAAGCGTCCACGATTACAGCGCCGACCGGAACGTCTGCCGTCTGCAGGGCGCTCCTCGCTTCGTCGAGAGCGAGCTCCATGAACTCGTCGTGTCGCGGGTCGACGCCGAGCGGCATCCGGATTCCCCCTCTGCTGAGCCGATGAGCCTGTGCGGGCTGTAGGTTTAACAGTATGCGAGTGCACGTTGCCGATCATCCGCTCATCACCCACAAGCTCACGGTGCTGCGCAACAAGAACACATCTTCACCGACGTTTAGAGCCCTCACCGAGGAGCTCGTCACTCTGCTCGCGTATGAGGCGACGCGGGGCGTTCGCACGCAGCCGGTCGAGAT
This DNA window, taken from Paramicrobacterium agarici, encodes the following:
- the murQ gene encoding N-acetylmuramic acid 6-phosphate etherase yields the protein MIEGRDVGESVHREIGGLATERVNDDYARLDELSTPELVRAMNREDASVAAAVARVDAAIAEAVDAIAQRMRRGGRLLYVGAGTPGRLGVLDASEIPPTFGLDPDRVVGVIAGGDGAIRTAVEGAEDDAELGASDVAARDVGAFDTVVGVSASGRTPYVLGAVAEARERGAFTVGVACNAESALGAAAHTAIEVVVGPEIISGSTRLKAGTAQKMVLNMLSTLTMVRLGKTFGTLMVDVQITNEKLRARAERTIMRATGCDRERAAEQLDAADGSVKTAIVAVLAGVSAAQARAALHEADGFIRDALAHSSATSN
- a CDS encoding anhydro-N-acetylmuramic acid kinase translates to MKVAVAHSGTSADAIDIARVDIVVDQSGVIDLTPEVLTSVPWPEPLRRRILDAALGAPVGIGEIARLDIDIAEAFADAVAEAACGGAELVVAPGQTVYHWVEGGRARGTLQLGRSAVIAERTGAAVISDLRAADIAAGGNGAPLMPVFDAAWLGGEARRDSAPIATLNLGGIANVSRVETDGTATGWDTGPANGLLDAVVARATAGVDAYDAAGSRAASGSVDHALLNTLLRHPYFGQLPPKSTGRETFDLAVIDDALAAIGHEVSLESLLATLVQLTARSVAESLARSGAVRTLIASGGGVYNRALMTALRDALADDGCTLVSSAERGVDPAHKESLLFALVGYFGAHGLPVTLNRNVGARVAGTITPAGWAPRVAVGRVAGLRIRERKTA
- a CDS encoding carbohydrate ABC transporter permease translates to MRRKSLGRTITKGVLVTLLLIFTLFPAYWMVSSAFDARASSGGQSLLPAEFSLVNFEFVFTEGNFGRFLANSAIVALFTVLISAALALLASVAVARFRFRFRTGVLMMILAVQMVPLEALVIPLFVQVRDLQLLGTLTGLIVVYLAFSLPFGIWMLRGFVAAVPVELEEAAYLDGASWGRMFRSVLLPLVAPGLVATSIFSFITAWNEFIFAMTLLGGEDQSYTVAIGLKQFFGLHSNDWGAVMAASTVITIPVMIFFILVQGKLSSGLVAGAVKG
- a CDS encoding carbohydrate ABC transporter permease; its protein translation is MAVTTPHTAAGGRHRPPAAPPRRRAPLAARTRPWLLLAPALIVLAGLLLWPLIRVFLFSLQDYGLREIVSGEPNWIGFANYAEIFGDSQLWTVVLPNTVGFAVVAVVGTVVFGTLVALLLQSLGRVWRLIVGSAIMVAWAMPAVTGTYVWIWIFDADHGLVNAILQGVGFMNEPFNWFTNPVTFYAIAVINIIHHGFPFVAVTVLAGLLGVPKAMLEAAEMDGAGPVRRFFQIIFPSLRQVFAVVFILSTIWDFKVFAQIYLMPGGSGSNREVLNLGVWSYVESFGQNRYGFGSAIAVLLTLLLLVVTAIYVRFLLKEDEL
- a CDS encoding sugar ABC transporter substrate-binding protein, giving the protein MKKRLMPLAVLAAAGLALTGCSGGGAGSDGDTLTVWIMQGTNPDSDAFFDEVGEAFKEKTGADLEVEYVQWADAHDRFVTSIAGGTTPDVAETGTTWTAEFADAGALLPIGDKVEEAGLGDDLVDGLVESGTYDGELYGMPWYAGVRSLIYRSDVFDELGLEAPTTWDEIVAAGNAIKEAKPDMVPFAVPGDAEFGVYPWVWGAGGEISVEKDGKWESQLASPESQEGIAFYTGLATEHDFSSAGATTWNETDVLDNFTQGNVAMALQGSWTPATIIQDNPDLEGKFAAAPIPGQDGGIAPSVLGGSHLSIFNTTKNEDLAFQFVEMMTTGEFAEKWGEQTGYFPGQTSLLEKSMESDDPLVKPFATQMVDGGGSVPVTPTFGAVQAKKTVNAMIQAILSGQKTVEQATEDAAAEMDSIMNEEG
- a CDS encoding nucleoside deaminase; translation: MPLGVDPRHDEFMELALDEARSALQTADVPVGAVIVDASGQVIGRGRNAREARADPTAHAEVEAIRQVTAARGDWRLDDVVLVVTLEPCVMCAGAILAARIPTVVFGAWDEKAGAAGSIHDLLRDRRLTHTVEVVPGVRAAECAELLTRFFREA